DNA from Brassica napus cultivar Da-Ae chromosome C4, Da-Ae, whole genome shotgun sequence:
GCAGAAAGCAAATAAAAACATAAGACAATATATAAATTTGGAATACAGTGTTTTGAGTTTGCAATTGCATTTATTTCTAACCGCATTGGCAACGTTTCTCCTAACATCCTCTGGTACAAGCATGAGAACCGAAGGAAGCACGAAGCTAATGTTCATCTTTAGTCGACCTTTGAGCCTTGTGTGCCTTCCGCCTCGGTCTGGGTACAATGCTCCTTGAACTCCAAGAGTGAAATCAGACGGCTCCATGACCCGGTCAAGCCCTTGAAGCTCCCATTTCATCTGAAAATAAACCGTTCAAAGAGAACAAAAGAGTGAGGTATTTAGACAGGTGTGTTTTTAGTACTTCCTCCATTCAACGAAGATATAAATCTTGGATATTTCAcacaatttaaatataaatttacaattctagaattttttttaataccataatttcaaaaaatcaatttatttcAACAGTAGTGTCTTAATCAATATGATCAGTAAATAAAGGTAAACAATTATTCATAAAACTTTTCTCTTTCTGAAACAATTAAAAATGTCAAAACTTGTATTTTTGTGGAAAGGAGGGAGTACCATGTTAAGCTCAAGGACTTTGGTTATGTCTAGAGGTACATCAGGCGGGTAATCCTGACCGTTGGATTTGCATCGGATCCGCATGACCACCACTGGCCACGCAGTGAGGAAGAGAAATTTTATTGGTAACATTTGGATTCTCCATTCTTCCTGCACAAGTAAATCATGTCGGTCTTTTCGTTAGAGTAACCAAAGAATGCAACCCCACACTTATAAAAATGGAACATGGATGTTACCTCGTTAAGCCTATAGCTTTTGGGTTTATCAGGAAACATTGCTTTGAAAACCCTCGACTTATCCTCCAAATACTCATCGAACAACGCCTGAAGTTTCAAAGCATTACAACACAAACGGTTTTACACTGA
Protein-coding regions in this window:
- the BNAC04G31630D gene encoding uncharacterized protein BNAC04G31630D; this encodes MAVSSTVLSCPKMFGRRRSVAVEMRTIRWGVKCQLSPVKPSKYSSKITTDVQLHESPLALFDEYLEDKSRVFKAMFPDKPKSYRLNEEEWRIQMLPIKFLFLTAWPVVVMRIRCKSNGQDYPPDVPLDITKVLELNMMKWELQGLDRVMEPSDFTLGVQGALYPDRGGRHTRLKGRLKMNISFVLPSVLMLVPEDVRRNVANAVLNGLVDNMKHKVIESLLADYNRFKNERRTHH